A window from Rhea pennata isolate bPtePen1 chromosome 1, bPtePen1.pri, whole genome shotgun sequence encodes these proteins:
- the RNF121 gene encoding E3 ubiquitin ligase RNF121 isoform X1, with amino-acid sequence MAAVLEVEVGGAVERDVEEVDLSHLSPEERWRVEHARMHAKHRGHEAMHAEMVLILIATLVVAQLLLVQWKQRHPRSYNMVTLFQMWVVPLYFTIKLNWWRFLVIWVLFSAVTAFVTFRATRKPLVQTTPRLVYKWFLLIYKISYATGIVGYMAVMFTLFGLNLLFRIKPEDAMDFGISLLFYGLYYGVLERDFAEMCADYMASTIGFYSASGMPTKHLSDSVCAVCGQQIFVDVNEEGIIENTYRLSCNHVFHEFCIRGWCIVGKKQTCPYCKEKVDLKRMFSNPWERPHVMYGQLLDWLRYLVAWQPVIIGLVQGINYILGLE; translated from the exons gtTGATCTTTCGCACTTGTCTCCAGAAGAAAGATGGAG GGTGGAGCATGCACGGATGCATGCCAAACACCGTGGCCACGAGGCTATGCATGCCGAAATGGTCCTCATCCTTATTGCCACGTTAGTGGTTGCACAGCTCCTGTTGGTTCAGTGGAAACAGAGACACCCTCGCTCCTATAAT ATGGTGACCCTCTTCCAGATGTGGGTGGTGCCTCTGTATTTCACAATAAAGCTGAACTGGTGGCGGTTCTTGGTAATCTGGGTGCTCTTCTCCGCTGTCACAGCTTTTGTCACCTTCAGGGCAACTCGAAAACCTCTGGTACAGACAACACCCAG GCTGGTTTACAAATGGTTTCTACTAATATACAAAATCAGCTACGCCACTGGAATCGTTGGGTACATGGCTGTGATGTTTACACTTTTTGGTCTTAACTTATTATTCAG AATCAAACCAGAAGATGCGATGGACTTTGgcatctcccttctcttctaTGGTCTTTACTATGGGGTCCTAGAGCGGGACTTTGCGGAGATGTGTGCAGATTACATGGCCTCAACTATTGGG TTCTACAGTGCCTCGGGAATGCCCACGAAGCACCTCTCCGACAGCGTCTGCGCTGTGTGTGGCCAGCAGATCTTCGTGGACGTCAATGAAGAGGGGATCATCGAGAACACGTATCGCCTCTCCTGTAATCACGT GTTTCACGAGTTCTGTATCCGTGGCTGGTGCATTGTCGGGAAGAAGCAGACGTGTCCATACTGCAAAGAGAAGGTGGACCTGAAGAGGATGTTCAGTAACCC CTGGGAAAGGCCTCACGTCATGTACGGGCAGCTGCTGGACTGGCTGCGTTACCTGGTGGCCTGGCAGCCGGTTATCATCGGACTGGTGCAGGGCATTAACTACATCCTGGGCCTGGAGTAA
- the RNF121 gene encoding E3 ubiquitin ligase RNF121 isoform X2: protein MHAKHRGHEAMHAEMVLILIATLVVAQLLLVQWKQRHPRSYNMVTLFQMWVVPLYFTIKLNWWRFLVIWVLFSAVTAFVTFRATRKPLVQTTPRLVYKWFLLIYKISYATGIVGYMAVMFTLFGLNLLFRIKPEDAMDFGISLLFYGLYYGVLERDFAEMCADYMASTIGFYSASGMPTKHLSDSVCAVCGQQIFVDVNEEGIIENTYRLSCNHVFHEFCIRGWCIVGKKQTCPYCKEKVDLKRMFSNPWERPHVMYGQLLDWLRYLVAWQPVIIGLVQGINYILGLE from the exons ATGCATGCCAAACACCGTGGCCACGAGGCTATGCATGCCGAAATGGTCCTCATCCTTATTGCCACGTTAGTGGTTGCACAGCTCCTGTTGGTTCAGTGGAAACAGAGACACCCTCGCTCCTATAAT ATGGTGACCCTCTTCCAGATGTGGGTGGTGCCTCTGTATTTCACAATAAAGCTGAACTGGTGGCGGTTCTTGGTAATCTGGGTGCTCTTCTCCGCTGTCACAGCTTTTGTCACCTTCAGGGCAACTCGAAAACCTCTGGTACAGACAACACCCAG GCTGGTTTACAAATGGTTTCTACTAATATACAAAATCAGCTACGCCACTGGAATCGTTGGGTACATGGCTGTGATGTTTACACTTTTTGGTCTTAACTTATTATTCAG AATCAAACCAGAAGATGCGATGGACTTTGgcatctcccttctcttctaTGGTCTTTACTATGGGGTCCTAGAGCGGGACTTTGCGGAGATGTGTGCAGATTACATGGCCTCAACTATTGGG TTCTACAGTGCCTCGGGAATGCCCACGAAGCACCTCTCCGACAGCGTCTGCGCTGTGTGTGGCCAGCAGATCTTCGTGGACGTCAATGAAGAGGGGATCATCGAGAACACGTATCGCCTCTCCTGTAATCACGT GTTTCACGAGTTCTGTATCCGTGGCTGGTGCATTGTCGGGAAGAAGCAGACGTGTCCATACTGCAAAGAGAAGGTGGACCTGAAGAGGATGTTCAGTAACCC CTGGGAAAGGCCTCACGTCATGTACGGGCAGCTGCTGGACTGGCTGCGTTACCTGGTGGCCTGGCAGCCGGTTATCATCGGACTGGTGCAGGGCATTAACTACATCCTGGGCCTGGAGTAA
- the IL18BP gene encoding interleukin-18-binding protein gives MKRHWSRFPPPAPCPLSRGSSLREAGCRPRAEPLPRGRLRLPPRGRAAPDAAGGEPGASLAPRGSPAASVGGDGEAEPRRGSVLCPGGAGRRPPAARRRPAGGTRCRGGEAARGRCRAEGRSAGQSPRRPAPCPPRKEPGAAGAARPPPRGTLAGRAGPLLARRPSWGARRTRAVLLPQAAPRPPPPPVTFLYGHVFFYACWGPPSPGPLRDPRASERRRAPGPPSLPTLLSRAESGGRRRGRGGPGPSLGAALLAPVIALPSAGRWEEDAAMAQGRAPQGPGGRFSALLRWRWRRSSASPRATLSSRPAALACGPGPGRAAPGRGAARKPAGAATGSPGSRGRRGGQDAAAAGTAVFARAAGPRRSASLLPRGDPPRPPALLRSFGFVSGEITLTCRAKHRNRILETETWLWAFVDLFPPRLADRVWEIVFPAPLAPRPVRVHVPAWVRVPVQVPMRVPVPAPRIRLLLTLLCWATAARSPGAAAQPPPLSITLLGVPAEPPRPGDNVTVSCKALSGLPELTLLYWLGNGSFVETLYPDGAVREGDVQEEPRGRGATLRRDLHIGSFGARELHTNFTCVALSPGGFSARQMRWAPAQGPGLG, from the exons ATGAAAAGACATTGGTCCCGTttccctcccccagccccttGCCCCCTTAGCCGTGGCTCGTCCCTGCGGGAGGCAGGCTGCCGGCCTCGCGCGGAGCCCCTGCCTCGGGGCCGCCTCCGCCTCCCTCCCCGCGGCCGTGCCGCCCCGGACGCAGCCGGCGGGGAGCCCGGGGCTTCGCTGGCTCCCCGCGGCAGTCCTGCCGCGAGCGTAGGAGGAGACGGGGAAGCGGAGCCGCGCCGAGGGTCGGTGCTGTGCCCAGGCGGAGCTGGGCGCCGTCCGCCCGCTGCGCGCAGAAGACCCGCCGGCGGGACGCGCTGCCGCGGAGGAGAGGCCGCCCGAGGGAGGTGTCGCGCCGAGGGCCGGAGCGCAGGTCAGAGCCCCCGTCGCCCGGCGCCGTGCCCTCCGAGGAAGGAaccgggggcggccggggccgctcggccgccgccgcgcgggaccctcgcgggccgggccgggccgctccTTGCCCGGCGCCCGTCCTGGGGCGCGCGGCGGACGCGAGCCGTCCTCCTCCCCCAGGCAGCCCCACGTCCGCCCCCCCCACCGGTGACCTTTTTGTACGGTCACGTCTTTTTCTATGCGTGCTGGGGTCCCCCGAGCCCCGGTCCCCTACGCGACCCGCGTGCCAGCGAGCGGAGGCGGGCGCCCGGGCCCCCGTCTCTCCCCACACTCCTTTCCCGGGCGGAGAGCGGAGGCAGgcggaggggccggggggggccgggccccAGCCTGGGCGCTGCGCTCCTCGCTCCGGTTATTGCTCTTCCCTcggcagggaggtgggaagaggaCGCAGCGATGGCTCAGGGCAGGGCACCGCAGGGCCCGGGCGGGCGCTTCTCTGCGCTGCTCCGCTGGCGCTGGAGAAGGAGCAGCGCTTCGCCTAGGGCGACCTTGAGCTCGCGGCCGGCAGCACTGGCGTGCGGACCGGGGCCAGGACGTGCCGCTCCAGGGCGCGGAGCCGCCAGGAAGCCAGCCGGGGCGGCGACGGGCTcgcccggctcccgcgggcggcgcgggggccaGGATGCGGCGGCGGCCGGCACCGCGGTCTTTGCGCGAGCTGCTGGCCCGCGCCGTAGCGCGTCCCTTCTCCCCCGGGGAGACCCGCCACGGCCGCCTGCTCTGCTGCGTTCTTTCGGTTTTGTTTCGGGTGAAATCACATTGACATGTCGTGCCAAACACCGAAATAGAATCCTGGAAACGGAGACGTGGCTCTGGGCTTTTGTTGATCTTTTCCCTCCTCGGCTGGCAGATCGTGTTTGGGAGATCGtgtttcctgctcctctggCACCGC GTCCGGTGCGGGTGCACGTGCCGGCGTGGGTGCGGGTGCCGGTGCAGGTCCCGATGCGGGTGCCGGTGCCAG CGCCCCGCATCCGCCTCCTGCTGACCCTGCTCTGCTGGGCCACGGCCGCCCGCAGCCCAG GCGCCGCTgcccagccgccgccgctcagCATCACCCTGCTGGGGGTGCCGGCGGAGCCCCCCCGCCCGG GCGACAACGTGACGGTGTCGTGCAAGGCGCTGAGCGGCCTCCCCGAGCTCACGCTGCTCTACTGGCTGGGCAACGGCTCCTTCGTGGAGACGCTCTACCCGGACGGGGCCGTGCGCGAGGGCGACGTGCA GgaggagccgcggggccggggggcgaCCCTGCGCCGGGACCTGCACATCGGCTCCTTCGGCGCCCGGGAGCTGCACACCAACTTCACCTGCGTGGCGCTGAGCCCCGGGGGCTTCAGCGCCCGCCAGATGCGCTGGGCGCCCGCCCAGGGCCCGGGGCTGGGctga